One stretch of Variovorax sp. TBS-050B DNA includes these proteins:
- a CDS encoding pitrilysin family protein, with translation MKNLLRATLFAAVAALAGTHAAQAALPIEHWSLPSGARIYLVSTHALPIVDVQIDFDAGSRRDPAAQAGLASVSATMVEKGVRAGRDGEPALDENALGEAWADLGAQFGTSVGNDRASYSLRTLSEPSLRARAVALAAREIGEPAFPDDVWQRERERIGAALREANTKPGTIAGRAFAQAVYGSHPYGLEVTEATLARIDTAAMRQRYAQLIVPCRAKLSIVGAVTRAEAEAMATALLSRLPGPEACTPLPAVAPVEALAAPKDERIPFASAQAHVLIGQPGYPRKDPDHFALTLGNYVLGGGGFVSRLTNEVREKRGLAYSVYSGFAPGLDAGAFRVGFQTRPDQAEEAVKVAREVLAKFVAEGPTASELQAAKDNLIGGFPLLLDSNRKLIGNVANIAWYDLPLDYLDTWTARMNAVTGAEVRAAFARKLQPARMATVVVGGQ, from the coding sequence ATGAAGAACCTCCTGCGCGCCACGCTGTTCGCCGCCGTTGCCGCCCTCGCGGGCACCCATGCCGCCCAGGCCGCGTTGCCGATCGAGCACTGGAGCCTGCCGAGCGGTGCCCGGATCTATCTCGTGTCCACCCATGCGCTGCCCATCGTCGACGTGCAGATCGACTTCGATGCCGGCAGCCGGCGCGATCCGGCGGCGCAGGCCGGCCTCGCGAGCGTGAGCGCCACCATGGTCGAGAAGGGCGTGCGCGCCGGCCGGGACGGGGAGCCGGCGCTCGACGAGAACGCACTCGGCGAAGCCTGGGCCGACCTGGGCGCGCAGTTCGGCACCAGCGTGGGCAACGACCGCGCGAGCTACTCGCTGCGCACGCTGTCCGAACCGTCGCTGCGTGCCCGGGCGGTGGCGCTCGCGGCGCGCGAGATCGGCGAGCCGGCCTTCCCGGACGACGTGTGGCAGCGCGAGCGCGAGCGCATCGGCGCGGCCCTGCGCGAAGCCAACACGAAGCCCGGCACCATCGCGGGTCGCGCCTTCGCGCAGGCCGTCTACGGCAGCCATCCCTACGGGCTGGAGGTGACCGAGGCGACGCTCGCGCGCATCGACACCGCCGCCATGCGGCAGCGCTACGCGCAGCTCATCGTGCCGTGCCGCGCCAAGCTCAGCATCGTCGGCGCCGTGACCCGCGCCGAGGCGGAGGCCATGGCGACCGCGCTGCTCTCGCGGCTGCCGGGCCCCGAGGCCTGCACGCCGCTGCCGGCGGTCGCGCCGGTCGAAGCCCTGGCGGCGCCGAAGGACGAGCGCATTCCCTTCGCATCGGCGCAGGCCCATGTGCTGATCGGGCAGCCCGGCTACCCGCGCAAGGACCCGGACCACTTCGCGCTCACGCTCGGCAACTACGTGCTCGGCGGCGGCGGCTTCGTCTCGCGCCTGACCAACGAAGTGCGCGAGAAGCGCGGCCTGGCCTACAGCGTCTACAGCGGCTTTGCGCCGGGGCTCGATGCGGGCGCGTTCCGCGTCGGGTTCCAGACGCGCCCCGACCAGGCGGAGGAGGCCGTGAAGGTCGCGCGCGAGGTGCTCGCGAAGTTCGTGGCCGAAGGGCCGACCGCGAGCGAGCTGCAGGCCGCGAAGGACAACCTGATCGGCGGCTTTCCGCTGCTGCTCGACAGCAACCGCAAGCTCATCGGCAACGTGGCCAACATCGCCTGGTACGACCTGCCGCTCGACTACCTCGACACCTGGACCGCGCGCATGAACGCGGTCACCGGCGCCGAGGTGCGCGCCGCCTTCGCGCGCAAGCTGCAGCCCGCGCGCATGGCGACAGTGGTGGTGGGCGGCCAGTAG
- a CDS encoding pitrilysin family protein, with protein sequence MKHPSPRRVAFGAVLAMALSALGAMPARAQSAPPSDAPATAAPEAASAPRQFTLSNGMTLLVQPDRRAPTAVQMLWVRVGSMDEVDGTSGVAHVLEHMMFKGTKDIKPGEFSRRVAALGGQENAFTTRDYTGYYQQIPVGSLEQVMKLESDRFANNQWSDDEFKREIEVVKEERRLRTEDQPRALLGEQQNAAIFMASPYHRPVVGWMSDLDAMTPDDARAFFRRWYVPANAALVVAGDVDVAKVRALAEKYYGSIPARAVPARKPRTEPVQRGIRRIEFKAPAEQAYVSLAFRIPQLENGIEGTSPDVWALEVLSAVLDGYTGSRLDRALTQGPDRVADSVGAYSGLVGRGPQLFTLVGVPAHGKTAEAVEAALRAEVARIAKEGVGEAELARVKTQWVASETYKRDSVMAQARELGSNWVQGLPLDASARIVARLQAVTAEQVQAVAARYFGDDQLTVATLRPLPLEARPRGRGFAAPQGELR encoded by the coding sequence ATGAAACACCCCTCGCCACGCCGCGTTGCGTTCGGTGCGGTGCTGGCCATGGCGCTTTCGGCGCTCGGGGCCATGCCTGCCCGGGCGCAGTCCGCCCCGCCTTCCGATGCCCCTGCCACTGCCGCCCCGGAAGCGGCGTCCGCGCCGCGGCAGTTCACCCTGTCCAACGGCATGACGCTGCTCGTGCAGCCCGACCGGCGCGCGCCGACCGCGGTGCAGATGCTCTGGGTTCGCGTCGGTTCGATGGACGAGGTCGACGGAACATCGGGCGTGGCCCATGTGCTCGAGCACATGATGTTCAAGGGCACCAAGGACATCAAGCCCGGCGAGTTCTCGCGCCGCGTCGCGGCGCTGGGCGGCCAGGAGAACGCCTTCACCACGCGCGATTACACCGGCTACTACCAGCAGATTCCGGTCGGCAGCCTGGAGCAGGTCATGAAGCTCGAATCGGACCGCTTCGCGAACAACCAGTGGTCCGACGACGAGTTCAAGCGCGAGATCGAGGTGGTCAAGGAAGAGCGCCGCCTGCGCACCGAGGACCAGCCGCGCGCGCTGCTCGGCGAGCAGCAGAACGCGGCGATCTTCATGGCCTCGCCGTACCACCGGCCGGTGGTCGGCTGGATGAGCGACCTCGACGCGATGACGCCCGACGACGCACGCGCCTTCTTCCGCCGCTGGTACGTGCCCGCCAACGCCGCGCTGGTGGTGGCCGGCGACGTCGACGTGGCCAAGGTGCGCGCGCTGGCCGAGAAGTACTACGGCAGCATTCCCGCGCGCGCCGTGCCCGCACGCAAGCCGCGCACCGAGCCCGTCCAGCGCGGCATCCGCCGCATCGAGTTCAAGGCGCCGGCCGAGCAGGCGTACGTGTCGCTCGCCTTCCGCATTCCGCAGCTGGAGAACGGCATCGAGGGCACCAGCCCCGACGTGTGGGCGCTCGAGGTCCTCTCGGCCGTGCTCGACGGCTACACCGGCTCGCGCCTCGACCGCGCGCTGACCCAGGGCCCGGACCGCGTGGCCGATTCCGTCGGCGCCTACTCGGGCCTCGTCGGCCGCGGCCCGCAGCTCTTCACGCTGGTGGGCGTGCCCGCGCACGGAAAGACCGCCGAGGCGGTCGAGGCCGCGCTGCGCGCCGAGGTGGCGCGCATCGCGAAGGAGGGCGTGGGCGAGGCAGAGCTCGCGCGCGTCAAGACGCAGTGGGTCGCGAGCGAGACCTACAAGCGCGATTCGGTGATGGCGCAGGCGCGCGAACTCGGCAGCAACTGGGTGCAGGGGCTGCCGCTCGATGCCAGCGCGCGCATCGTCGCCAGGCTGCAGGCCGTGACGGCCGAGCAGGTGCAGGCGGTGGCCGCCAGGTACTTCGGCGACGACCAGCTCACGGTGGCCACGCTGCGGCCGCTGCCGCTCGAGGCCCGGCCGCGCGGCCGCGGTTTCGCCGCGCCGCAGGGCGAGTTGCGCTGA
- the ftsY gene encoding signal recognition particle-docking protein FtsY, with protein MFSFFKKKPPADAPAAEPAPAPEPAAAPAPAPAAAPSRSVFSPSSWFGAKPAAEEAPAPAAAPVEPPAAVPAPPAAPAPAPAPVAAPAPVVPPPAPAPAPAPAPVAEVAVTAERKGWFDKLKTGLRKTGTGIQAVFVNAQIDDALYEELEAALLMSDAGVKATEYLLDDLRGRVKRQMATDAAQVKRLLAEAIADLLRPLEKPLVIGRFTPTVIMVAGVNGAGKTTSIGKLTRHLSNEGASVLLAAADTFRAAAREQLLVWADRNTVEIVSQEGGDPSAVSFDAVNAGKARGKDVVLVDTAGRLPTQLHLMDELRKIKRVVAKADGTAPHEVLLVIDGNTGQNALAQVKAFDEALGLTGLVVTKLDGTAKGGVLCAIARERPIPVYFIGVGEKLEDLETFDAREFAQALLG; from the coding sequence ATGTTCAGTTTCTTCAAGAAAAAACCACCCGCCGATGCCCCCGCCGCCGAGCCGGCACCGGCCCCCGAGCCGGCTGCGGCGCCTGCGCCTGCGCCTGCGGCTGCCCCTTCGCGTTCGGTGTTCTCGCCCTCGAGCTGGTTCGGCGCGAAGCCGGCCGCGGAAGAGGCCCCGGCACCCGCCGCTGCGCCGGTGGAACCGCCCGCCGCGGTGCCGGCGCCACCGGCTGCGCCTGCGCCTGCGCCCGCACCTGTCGCGGCGCCCGCGCCCGTTGTTCCTCCACCCGCACCAGCGCCTGCCCCCGCGCCCGCACCCGTCGCCGAAGTCGCCGTGACGGCCGAGCGCAAGGGCTGGTTCGACAAACTCAAGACCGGCCTGCGCAAGACCGGCACCGGCATCCAGGCGGTGTTCGTCAATGCGCAGATCGACGATGCGCTCTACGAGGAGCTCGAAGCGGCGCTGCTGATGTCCGATGCCGGCGTCAAGGCCACCGAATACCTGCTCGACGACCTGCGCGGTCGCGTCAAGCGCCAGATGGCCACCGACGCCGCGCAGGTGAAGCGGCTGCTGGCCGAGGCGATCGCCGACCTGCTGCGGCCGCTCGAGAAGCCGCTCGTGATCGGCCGGTTCACACCGACCGTGATCATGGTGGCGGGCGTCAACGGCGCGGGCAAGACCACCTCGATCGGCAAGCTCACCAGGCACCTGTCCAACGAGGGCGCCTCGGTGCTGCTGGCTGCGGCGGACACCTTCCGCGCCGCCGCGCGCGAGCAATTGCTGGTGTGGGCCGACCGGAACACGGTCGAGATCGTGAGCCAGGAAGGCGGCGATCCCTCGGCCGTGAGCTTCGACGCGGTCAATGCGGGCAAGGCGCGCGGCAAGGACGTGGTGCTGGTCGACACCGCGGGCCGGCTGCCGACGCAGCTGCACCTGATGGACGAGCTGCGGAAGATCAAGCGCGTGGTCGCCAAGGCCGACGGCACGGCGCCGCACGAGGTGCTGCTCGTGATCGACGGCAACACCGGGCAGAACGCACTGGCCCAGGTCAAGGCCTTCGACGAGGCGCTGGGCCTCACGGGCCTGGTGGTGACCAAGCTCGACGGCACGGCCAAGGGCGGCGTGCTCTGCGCGATCGCACGCGAGCGGCCGATCCCGGTGTACTTCATCGGCGTGGGCGAGAAGCTCGAGGATCTCGAGACCTTCGACGCGCGCGAGTTCGCGCAGGCGCTGCTCGGATGA